Genomic segment of Planctomycetia bacterium:
CCAGCCCGGCGAGATACGCGGCCCCGAGCGCCGTGGTCTCCGCCACCACCGGACGCAGCACCGGCTTATCGAGCAGATCGGCCTGGAACTGCAAGAGCCGCGCGTTGACGGTCGCGCCGCCGTCGACGCGGAGCGACTGCAGCTTCACGCTGGCGTCGCGTTCCATAGCCTCGATCAACTCGCGCGATTGGAACGCCATCGACTCGACCGCGGCCCAAGCCAGGTTGCCGGCCGTGGTGCCGCGCGTGATGCCGAAGATCGCGCCGCGCGCAAACGGATCCCAATGCGGCGCGCCGAGACCCACGAAGGCCGGCACGAAATAGACGCCGCCGGAATCACTGGCCGAACTGAGCAATTGCTCTACTTCGCTGGACGATTTAATCAAGCCCAGGCCGTCGCGCAACCATTGCACGACTGCGCCCGCGATGAACACCGAACCTTCGAGGCAATAGGTCACCTTGCCATCGAGGCCCCAGCCGATCGTGGTCAGCAATTGGTTCTTTGATGGCACTGGCTGGTCGCCCGTGTTCATCAACAGAAAGCAACCGGTGCCATACGTGTTCTTCGCGGTGCCCGGCGCAAAGCAGGCCTGGCCAAACGTGGCGGCTTGCTGATCTCCGGCGTCACCGGCGATGGGAATCGCCGCGCCGAACAGCGACGCGTCGGTCTCGCCATAAACTTCGCTCGACGGCCGCACCTCGGGCAGCATCGCCCGCGGCACGCCGAATAGTTTGAGCAAGTCGTCGTCCCAATCGAGCGTGTGAATGTTGAACAGTAATGTCCGACTGGCGTTGCTAAGATCGGTCACATGCCGGCGGCCGCCCGTCATGCGCCAGATCAGATACGTATCGATGGTGCCGAACAGCACTTCGCCCGCTTCGCAGCGCGCGCGCAGTCCATCGTGCGTCGCGAACAGGTGCGCGATCTTCGATGCCGAAAAATAGGCGTCCAGCACCAGCCCAGACTTTTCGCGCACCATGGGCTCGCAGCCTTCGGATTTCAAGCGCTCGCACAATGGCGCGCTGATCCGGCTCTGCCAGACAATGGCGTTGCAGACCGGTTTGCCAGTTGCTCGTTCCCACAGCACCGTCGTCTCGCGCTGATTCGTGACGCCGATCGCGGCGATGTCGGTTGCCGTCGCGCCGGCCTCAGCGATCGCCTCGCGCGCCGTGGCGAGTTGCGATTCCCAAATCTCCTCGGGATCGTGCTCGACATGCCCGGGCGACGGGAGGATCTGTCGGAACTCGCGCTGCCGCATCGCGCGAATCCGCCCGTCGCGGCCGAAGACGATCGCGCGGCTGGAAGTGGTGCCTTGATCCAGGGCCAGAATATATTTTGACATGAGTGGGACGCGCGATGAGCCGGAGCGGGTGGACACGGAGGACGTATGCTACCGTGACGAATCCTGCTCACGCAACATCTACGACGGCACTTTATCGCCGCGATTTCGCGTCCCGATATGACCGTTGTTGTGGCCGGTCTTCCGACCGAGCCTCGGGCACTGGGACACGAGCTGACTATCTTCTCGCCTTGCCATCCCGAAACGGCTTGCCGGCGGCGAACAGGTCGAGTTTGAGTTCGGCGCTGGACAGCGAACCTTCCGGCGTCCTTTGCAACGCCCGTTCCTGCACCTTTCGGGCTTCGTCATAGTAGCCGGCATTGGCGAGCGCCGCGGCCAGGGTTTCCAAGTAGCGGTGATTCGATTTGCCGTCCAATTCGATGGCCCGCTTCGAGAGCTCGATCGCCAGCACTTCGTTGCGATAGCGAGGATCGGGACAGGTCGACATCAACCAGGCCGCTGACTGGAAGGCGCGGCCGTAGCTAGGATCGAGCTTCATCGCGCGACGAAAATCAGCGGCCGCTTCGGTGTAGCGTCCGCTATCGGCGTAGGCATTGCCGCGTTGCGTGTAGAGCGTGGCGTCGCGTGGGCGGAGCTTGATGGCGCGCGTGTAGTCGGTCACGGCGGCCGCGATATGCCCCAGGCGATATTTCGCGTGCCCGCGACCGACCACGGCGCCGGCGTGGTTCGGTTTGAGCCGGAGCGCTTGTTCGTAGTCGTGCAGAGCCTCGCGAAAGCGCCCCACGGCGTAGTTGATTTCGCCACGCTGGGCAAACGGTTCGGCATCACCGCGGCCGAGCTCGATTGCGCGATCTAGATCGACGAACGCCTCGTCCTGGCGGCCCAGTCGCGCCAGGCACTTGCCGCGCGATCGCAGCGCCGATGCGGATTTGGGATCGAGCTGCAGCGCCGCGTCCAGGTCGTTGAGCGCCTGCGCGAATTGCCCGCTGTCCACCAGCGCAGCACCCCGCGCTTCAAGCGCCCAGATGCGCAGTTTGCGTTCGTAACGAGCGGCGGCCGGCAGGTTATTCCCTTGCGCCGCGGCCTCGTCGCACATCGCGAGGACTTCTGTGAACTCCGCTTCGGTACCGGCCTCGCGGCTTAACTCGAAAGC
This window contains:
- a CDS encoding tetratricopeptide repeat protein, translating into MEHPIVQHLRRIARFVVALLLIVTMQGIVHGQPAKSLAASILRRAFELSREAGTEAEFTEVLAMCDEAAAQGNNLPAAARYERKLRIWALEARGAALVDSGQFAQALNDLDAALQLDPKSASALRSRGKCLARLGRQDEAFVDLDRAIELGRGDAEPFAQRGEINYAVGRFREALHDYEQALRLKPNHAGAVVGRGHAKYRLGHIAAAVTDYTRAIKLRPRDATLYTQRGNAYADSGRYTEAAADFRRAMKLDPSYGRAFQSAAWLMSTCPDPRYRNEVLAIELSKRAIELDGKSNHRYLETLAAALANAGYYDEARKVQERALQRTPEGSLSSAELKLDLFAAGKPFRDGKARR
- the glpK gene encoding glycerol kinase GlpK, whose amino-acid sequence is MSKYILALDQGTTSSRAIVFGRDGRIRAMRQREFRQILPSPGHVEHDPEEIWESQLATAREAIAEAGATATDIAAIGVTNQRETTVLWERATGKPVCNAIVWQSRISAPLCERLKSEGCEPMVREKSGLVLDAYFSASKIAHLFATHDGLRARCEAGEVLFGTIDTYLIWRMTGGRRHVTDLSNASRTLLFNIHTLDWDDDLLKLFGVPRAMLPEVRPSSEVYGETDASLFGAAIPIAGDAGDQQAATFGQACFAPGTAKNTYGTGCFLLMNTGDQPVPSKNQLLTTIGWGLDGKVTYCLEGSVFIAGAVVQWLRDGLGLIKSSSEVEQLLSSASDSGGVYFVPAFVGLGAPHWDPFARGAIFGITRGTTAGNLAWAAVESMAFQSRELIEAMERDASVKLQSLRVDGGATVNARLLQFQADLLDKPVLRPVVAETTALGAAYLAGLAVGYWQGLDDVRRNWALDREFQPKMNETDRTARFAKWQKAVSRARDWER